The Microcebus murinus isolate Inina chromosome 1, M.murinus_Inina_mat1.0, whole genome shotgun sequence genome includes a region encoding these proteins:
- the LOC105859341 gene encoding olfactory receptor 5K16, translated as MAKDNHSLTTEFILTGFTDNRQLKTLLFVVFFAIYVVTMVGNLGLVVLIYTEHRLHTPMYIFLGNLALMDSCCSCAITPKMLENFFSEDRSISLHECMTQFYFLCLAETADCFLLAAMAYDRYVAICSPLQYHMKMLRKLCIQMIIGTYIASNLHSMIHAGFLLRLTFCRSNIIDHFFCDILPLYRLSCTDPFINELMIYIFSIPIQIFTIAVVLISYVCILFTIFKMKSKEGRGKAFSTCASHFLSVSIFYICLLMYLRPFEKGDKNILVAIFYTIVIPLLNPFIYSLRNKEVINVLKKVMRNYKIFKQTSSSTSNFSSLKCFHE; from the coding sequence ATGGCTAAGGACAACCATTCCTTGACAACTGAGTTCATCCTCACAGGATTTACAGATAACAGACAGCTGAAGACCCTTCTGTTTGTGGTGTTCTTTGCCATCTATGTGGTCACCATGGTGGGAAATCTTGGTTTGGTGGTGCTAATTTATACAGAACATCGTCTGCACACACCAATGTACATCTTTCTGGGCAACCTGGCTCTGATGGATTCCTGCTGCTCCTGTGCCATTACCCCCAAAATGTTAGAAAACTTCTTTTCTGAGGATAGAAGCATTTCTCTCCACGAATGCatgacacaattttattttctctgccttGCTGAAACTGCAGATTGCTTTCTTCTGGCAGcaatggcctatgaccgctatgtggccataTGCAGCCCACTGCAGTACCACATGAAGATGTTAAGGAAACTCTGCATTCAGATGATCATAGGGACCTACATAGCTAGTAACCTACATTCCATGATTCATGCAGGGTTTCTATTAAGGTTAACTTTCTGCCGGTCTAATATAATTGACCACTTTTTTTGTGATATACTTCCACTCTATAGACTCTCTTGTACTGATCCTTTTATTAATGAactaatgatatatattttttcaataccAATTCAAATCTTTACCATTGCCGTTGTCTTGATCTCTTACGTCTGCATCCTTTTcactattttcaaaatgaaatccaAGGAGGGGCGAGGTAAAGCATTTTCTACCTGTGCTTCCCACTTTCTCTCTGTCTCGATATTCTACATTTGTCTTCTCATGTATCTCCGACCATTTGAAAAAGGGGATAAGAATATACTAGTGGCAATATTTTACACAATAGTAATTCCATTATTAAACCCTTTCATTTATAGCCTGAGAAATAAGGAGGTGATAAATGTTCTTAAAAAAGTTATGaggaattataaaatttttaaacaaacttcATCTTCCACTTCAAATTTTAGCTCATTAAAATGCTTTCATGAATAA